A stretch of Kazachstania africana CBS 2517 chromosome 7, complete genome DNA encodes these proteins:
- the MMS4 gene encoding Mms4p (similar to Saccharomyces cerevisiae MMS4 (YBR098W); ancestral locus Anc_3.341), whose amino-acid sequence MSQVIEISDVESDNLILHEAEKIVDLSSDTFSQVHKGKSEEKFEIVVNDESSVPSSPEFEIYATKGQSLNNSRMSNSMEISVPFLNDRTNDKVAFDDMSDETHGNGSLDSPLKKNSSPLSKGKRLLDGIISDDLSRESNDFETINDDLEKKKSNIRSLAKAWRRASRKVEADVPASTETSPKIRRNDDLPEVSNRMDPSGHDIQLPSQNIFDEFPLSSSILVKKNGNQKTPDGTHADGQGVDENPLEESLSFIRAEGDVSSVRNDYRGTRKDESSKQLLNAESMSGEIVHSVELNVPNFLVDNSCNFGLNSESTPNKKKRKRALNVKESTMSNADLVLPVRRSSLGMSVGKDIQTEKLSQYIVNAKHYDDNESKSMLQNCLRHNKKNFKQVNQIYRDNQKARVDIIMETTKKMLDTFEKSVLNFKELVSPAIVQTAYNNTLPLIRFFRKCYSIYDLSHDYYYPEEMKIVEENICIFYFDAQEFFGKYSEDKRGLYKLIREYSKRGKYVILVLNGLTEFKRAIDTLEDNNYKAKVQERLSGHSPTKKVNKRLEHIKDMGIKKFDLEQRLRYIDREWNVKVHTVNSHLEFITCLPNLISLLGKQRMDPAIRFMKYAHINVRSGKDREDILKKTLHETVKMSELKARGVVSIYPTFQELLTDFEKGQLRSGLDGKHLLTEAMEKRLYIMLTSKNPDDVIP is encoded by the coding sequence ATGAGTCAGGTTATAGAGATTTCGGATGTGGAGAGTGACAATTTAATATTGCATGAAGCTGAGAAAATAGTTGACTTATCTTCGGACACTTTCAGTCAAGTTCATAAAGGAAAAAGTgaagagaaatttgaaatagttGTGAATGACGAAAGTAGTGTTCCCTCTTCAccagaatttgaaatatatgcAACTAAAGGGCAAAGTTTGAATAATTCTCGAATGTCCAATTCTATGGAGATATCTGTGCCATTTCTGAATGATAGAACAAATGACAAGGTAGCATTCGATGATATGTCAGATGAAACACACGGAAATGGATCTTTAGATTCTCCTTTAAAGAAGAATAGTTCGCCATTATCCAAGGGTAAAAGGTTATTGGATGGTATTATTTCTGACGACTTATCAAGAGAAagtaatgattttgaaacaatcaATGATGATctagaaaagaagaagagtaaCATTAGAAGCTTAGCCAAGGCCTGGAGGAGAGCTTCACGAAAAGTTGAAGCAGATGTACCTGCAAGTACAGAAACATCTCCCAAAATACGACGAAATGATGATCTTCCCGAAGTATCTAATAGAATGGACCCAAGCGGCCACGATATTCAATTACCTTCacaaaatatatttgatgaGTTTCcattatcatcttcaatacttgtcaagaaaaatggaaatCAAAAAACACCTGATGGTACTCATGCTGACGGACAAGGTGTGGATGAAAATCCATTGGAAGAATCTTTGTCCTTTATAAGGGCAGAGGGTGATGTTTCTTCTGTAAGAAATGATTACAGAGGAACTAGAAAGGATGAAAGTAGTAAGCAGTTACTAAATGCGGAATCCATGTCAGGAGAAATTGTACATTCAGTTGAGCTGAACGTGCCAAACTTTCTTGTGGATAATTCATGTAATTTTGGCTTGAACTCCGAATCTACAccaaataagaagaaaaggaagcGGGCATTAAATGTTAAGGAATCTACTATGTCCAATGCTGATTTAGTCCTTCCTGTTAGGAGGTCTTCGCTGGGTATGAGTGTTGGAAAAGATATCCAAACAGAGAAATTGAGCCAATATATAGTTAATGCAAAACActatgatgataatgagtCCAAAAGTATGCTTCAAAATTGCCTAAGGCAcaataagaaaaattttaaacaggtcaatcaaatatatcgAGACAATCAAAAGGCGAGAGTAGATATAATCATGGAAACaaccaaaaaaatgttAGATACTTTTGAGAAATCAGTGTTAAATTTTAAGGAACTGGTCTCCCCTGCAATCGTGCAGACAGCATATAATAATACCCTACCTTTAATtagatttttcagaaaatgtTACAGTATTTATGATTTGAGTCATGACTACTATTATCCAGAggaaatgaaaatagttgaagaaaatatttgcattttctattttgatgctcaagaattttttggaaaatacTCTGAGGACAAGAGGGGTTTGTACAAGTTAATTAGAGAATATTCAAAGAGAGGTAAATACGTTATCTTGGTGTTAAATGGTCTTACTGAGTTTAAAAGGGCGATTGATACCTTAGAAGACAACAATTATAAAGCGAAAGTCCAAGAGAGACTATCGGGCCACTCTCCAACTAAAAAAGTGAACAAAAGGTTGGAGCATATCAAAGATATGGGAATCAAAAAGTTTGATCTTGAGCAAAGGCTAAGGTATATTGATAGAGAGTGGAATGTAAAAGTGCATACAGTGAATTCACACCTCGAGTTCATAACATGTTTACCTAATTTAATCTCATTGCTGGGTAAACAACGAATGGATCCTGCCATTCGATTTATGAAATATGCACATATTAATGTCAGATCAGGTAAAGATAGAGAGgatattttaaagaaaactCTGCATGAAACTGTTAAGATGTCAGAATTAAAGGCACGAGGCGTTGTATCGATATATCCAACTTTTCAAGAGTTACTaacagattttgaaaagggTCAGTTAAGGTCAGGTCTCGATGGGAAGCATCTTCTTACTGAAGCTATGGAAAAGCGTTTGTATATAATGTTAACTAGTAAAAATCCGGACGATGTGATACCATGA
- the VPS15 gene encoding ubiquitin-binding serine/threonine protein kinase VPS15 (similar to Saccharomyces cerevisiae VPS15 (YBR097W); ancestral locus Anc_3.339), producing the protein MGTQLSLLAQTTPSIGISSYIDVLEEVHYISQLNSSKFLKTCKALDPNGEIIIKVFIKPTEDYKLDGVLDLVNSEALLLSQLPNVLNYSKVIESNRAVYLIRQHLHRSLYERLSSRPYLQLIEQKFIAFQLLNCLKDIHSLNVTHGDIKTENILVNSWSWVSLSDFASQIKPVYLPEDNPGEYSFYFDTSKRRICYVAPERFDSKLNELQKSKRFKVTKEMDIFSMGCCIAELFAEDDPIFNLSQLFKYKAGDYKIIEYLDAHFESDEMKNLIRDMVDLNPKKRLTASQLLDKYRGNFFPDYFYSFTYDYLRTLASLGTNIPSAGNICVHTTLKENVTVLDEAITKIYNDFPKICGSLELPLIESRNDTERDQKLFVTPEIHLLNNYSLKLQPFQNHSKVQAVNKECMIFLTSYLCHALRNIRTNDSKIKCLELLTCLSQFVSDKNKLNRIVPYLLTYFEATGNANAQALSVQCLCQVLTVIEEVDQLNENIFIDYLLPQLKKLLIRCRNEPYVRIVVANCLGNLVEIAGKFQELSLYSSATNEQDRLYLQNGADDKRRYIKRLSNIVDKLVVSLLTDNEVWVKIALLDNILPLCKFFGKERTNDIILSHLITYLNDKNPFLRMVLVEVLPAIAILLGPITLQQYILPLLIQTLTDTEEAVVTAVLQSIKDLCKTGLIETQVSYDIAMVISPLILHPNYSIRQMTLMIIYEISQKLTKAEIYCSLYPIIKEFFDFDVVFTLEVLLSSAKKPISRTILNLLCSWSSRASNSLFWQQIPNKHVDSVGNTQINFISKDYSSRSYGFNNTNSLLSKASTNVPQLFNKQEVPLTTEDKIWIEKFKTVGLADVDLWKITALRAYVTRITTNPRRRPDTSFSIDGNDKNQLSLSTFNILPRTVFFEIDFVEERTQQSIDNSNMDKAKANKKMFGLPPVTALHGSLIFKAKSMATTIQNLKNVYVQLEPSLSHKGSLNHIKEGVPFEKREFIVRNSYEGDNDTIKHFLNNVEIFPTLKEYKEFGTVTTAMKDTDILKNIRGHLIGNLTKNSRNVLTNVITSFHDRPFLISATIQGTVSIWDVKCIVQGLQFDPNITHDCQSPITDIVMIPGYDTFAITLKDGSVLAMRVSYSAIDGKRKYTHLQPIRKMNINAKLPDTSIEDYITKIKTFITDDKSLLIGLTSLSNILLIDLRYMEIINTIQNPMSHGAITSFTIDEESYTLILGTTKGIVDVWDLRFKILINSWAFGDNIPILDIHICPYLSKNCVLVMGGSSEAPITIWNFAKIQCRNAIIFSDKQPSADVFSPLKKKLCDIQYSAVHKQRVSAVYVNGHTALVADQETSDLFMVDLKSLSKSRVLINSSHMNYSFATVQATANMSFLLIKNVSSGVNQLAKAQNNNINTLTAARVDDKSVIFAADSVGMIKIFE; encoded by the coding sequence ATGGGTACGCAACTGTCATTACTGGCGCAAACGACACCATCCATTGGTATTTCCTCGTATATCGATGTCTTAGAAGAAGTCCATTACATTTCACAgttaaattcttcaaaatttttgaaaacatGTAAAGCGCTAGATCCTAATGGtgaaatcatcattaaaGTGTTTATTAAACCTACTGAGGATTACAAGCTAGACGGAGTATTAGATTTAGTCAACTCAGAGGCATTACTGCTCAGTCAATTGCCAAATGTTTTGAATTACAGTAAAGTTATTGAATCGAACAGAGCTGTTTATTTGATACGACAACATTTGCATAGAAGTTTATACGAAAGACTCAGCTCTAGACCATATTTGCAACTCATAGAGCAGAAATTTATTGCATTCcaattattaaattgtCTGAAAGACATCCACAGTCTCAACGTGACACATGGTGATAtaaaaactgaaaatatCCTGGTGAACAGCTGGTCTTGGGTGAGTCTATCAGACTTTGCCTCTCAAATTAAACCTGTTTACTTACCGGAAGATAATCCCGGTGAATactcattttattttgatacttccaagagaagaatatgTTACGTTGCGCCTGAAagatttgattcaaaacTAAATGAATTACAGAAAAGTAAAAGATTTAAAGTAACGAAAGAGATggatatattttcaatgggTTGTTGTATTGCAGAGCTTTTCGCAGAGGATGATcctattttcaatttatctcaattattcaaatataaagCTGGCGATTATAAAATCATAGAATATTTAGATGCACATTTCGAATCtgatgaaatgaaaaatttaataagGGATATGGTTGATTTAAATCctaagaaaagattaacTGCGTCACAATTATTGGATAAGTATCGTGGTAATTTTTTCCCCGATTACTTCTATTCATTCACTTACGATTATTTGAGAACCCTGGCCAGTTTAGGCACAAATATCCCGAGTGCAGGTAATATATGCGTTCATACTACcctcaaagaaaatgttaCAGTTCTTGACGAGGCTATTACAAAGATATATAATGACTTCCCAAAGATATGTGGGTCATTAGAGCTTCCTTTAATTGAGTCAAGAAATGACACTGAGAGagatcaaaaattatttgttaCTCCTGAAATTCATCTCTTAAATAATTATTCCCTAAAGTTACAGccatttcaaaatcattcaaaagtTCAAGCTGTTAATAAAGAATGTATGATTTTCTTGACTTCTTATTTATGTCATGCGCTGAGAAATATAAGGACTAATGATtccaaaataaaatgtCTCGAATTATTGACTTGTTTATCTCAATTTGTATCCGataaaaacaaattaaacAGAATTGTACCATATTTACTAACTTATTTTGAAGCTACTGGAAACGCTAATGCACAGGCACTTAGTGTACAATGTCTATGTCAAGTACTTACTGTTATTGAAGAAGTAGATCAgttgaatgaaaatatattcattgaCTATTTACTGCCtcaattgaagaagctCCTAATTCGTTGTAGAAACGAACCGTATGTTCGTATTGTTGTAGCGAACTGTTTAGGAAATTTAGTAGAAATTGCTGGGAAATTTCAGGAGCTATCCTTATATAGCAGTGCAACAAATGAACAAGATAGACTATATCTCCAAAATGGAGCCGATGACAAGAGaagatatataaagagaCTATCAAATATTGTCGATAAACTAGTTGTGAGCTTACTAACAGATAATGAAGTTTGGGTAAAAATAGCATTGCTGGACAATATCCTGCCACTgtgtaaattttttggtaaagaaagaacaaatgACATTATTTTGAGTCATTTGATTACATATTTGAATGACaaaaatccatttttaAGAATGGTATTGGTGGAGGTGCTTCCAGCAATTGCGATTTTACTCGGTCCAATCACCTTGCAACAGTACATATTACCACTACTGATCCAAACATTAACGGATACAGAAGAGGCTGTTGTCACTGCAGTCCTACAAAGTATCAAAGATCTTTGTAAAACTGGTCTAATCGAGACACAGGTATCTTATGACATAGCAATGGTGATCTCTCCTTTAATTTTACATCCAAACTATTCGATAAGACAAATGACACTCATGATTATCTACGAAATATCGCAAAAACTCACTAAAGCTGAAATTTATTGTTCTCTATACCCAattattaaagaattttttgattttgatgttGTTTTCACTTTGGAAGTCCTTTTGTCCTCAGCCAAAAAGCCCATTTCCCGAACGATACTTAATCTTCTTTGTAGTTGGTCTTCAAGagcttcaaattctttattttgGCAGCAAATACCAAACAAGCACGTTGATTCCGTTGGAAATACTCAGATCAACTTTATTTCGAAAGATTATTCGTCAAGAAGTTATGGCTTCAACAATACAAATAGCCTTCTTTCAAAGGCATCTACAAATGTCCCCcaacttttcaataaacAAGAAGTGCCTTTAACCactgaagataaaatatGGATTGAGAAATTTAAGACTGTCGGATTGGCAGATGTAGATTTATGGAAAATTACGGCTCTAAGAGCATATGTAACCAGAATAACAACTAACCCAAGGAGAAGGCCAGATACGTCATTTTCTATCGATggtaatgataaaaatcaGCTCTCTTTAAGCACATTTAACATTCTACCAAGGACAgtcttttttgaaatagatTTTGTGGAAGAGAGAACTCAACAATCAATCgataattcaaatatggATAAGGCTAAAGCtaacaaaaaaatgtttGGACTCCCTCCAGTCACGGCTTTGCATGGCTCTCTAATTTTCAAGGCAAAGTCGATGGCAACCACCATACAAAATCTCAAGAATGTTTATGTTCAATTAGAGCCGTCACTTTCGCATAAAGGCTCACTAAATCATATCAAAGAAGGAGTACCTTTCGAAAAACGAGAATTTATTGTACGAAATAGCTATGAAGGAGATAACGACACTATAAAACATTTCTTAAATAACgtagaaatttttccaactttgaaagaatataaagagTTTGGTACAGTCACTACGGCAATGAAAGATACCGATATACTCAAAAACATTAGGGGGCATTTAATAGGGAATCTTACCaagaattcaagaaatgttCTTACAAATGTCATAACTTCATTTCATGATAGGCCTTTTCTTATTAGTGCAACTATTCAAGGAACAGTCAGTATTTGGGACGTTAAATGCATTGTTCAAGGATTACAATTTGATCCAAATATCACTCACGACTGTCAATCTCCAATAACTGATATCGTAATGATCCCAGGTTACGACACTTTTGCCATTACGTTGAAGGACGGGAGTGTTCTCGCTATGAGAGTATCCTATAGCGCTATAGAtggaaagagaaaatatacTCATCTTCAACCGATAAGAAAGATGAATATAAATGCCAAATTACCAGACACATCAATTGAGGATTACATTACCAAGATTAAAACATTCATTACGGATGATAAGTCCCTCCTTATTGGTCTAACAAGCTTATCAAACATATTATTAATTGACTTACGTTATATGGAAATTATCAACACAATTCAGAATCCAATGTCACATGGGGCAATTACATCTTTCACCATTGATGAAGAGAGTTATACCCTGATTTTGGGAACAACCAAAGGAATCGTTGACGTTTGGGACTTGAGGTTCAAGATACTGATCAATTCCTGGGCATTTGGCGACAATATTCCTATTTTAGACATTCATATATGTCCTTacctttcaaaaaattgtgtTCTCGTTATGGGAGGGTCATCAGAGGCACCTATAAcaatttggaattttgcaaaaattcaatgtaGAAACGCAATTATCTTTTCTGATAAACAGCCTTCAGCTGATGTCTTCTCTcctttgaagaagaaattatgTGATATCCAATATTCTGCTGTACATAAACAACGAGTATCTGCAGTGTATGTAAATGGCCACACTGCACTTGTGGCAGACCAAGAAACCAGTGATTTATTCATGGTTGATTTAAAATCcttatcaaaatcaagagTACTAATAAACTCGAGCCACATGAACTATTCTTTTGCTACGGTTCAAGCTACTGCTAATATGTCTTTTTTGCTCATTAAAAATGTCTCTTCGGGCGTGAATCAGTTGGCAAAGGCGCAAAATAACAACATTAACACACTAACTGCGGCAAGAGTTGATGATAAATCCGTCATATTTGCAGCAGATAGTGTGGGTATGATCAAAATCTTCGAGTAG
- the EXO84 gene encoding exocyst subunit EXO84 (similar to Saccharomyces cerevisiae EXO84 (YBR102C); ancestral locus Anc_3.343), which yields MTGSPTKLKVASTQPKLAPTSSSSSVNANSNKKSSSDSKHKGAKLKPSKNPYSNLNMSNTSESSYAQLPKINPSEKNKAATSMHRRLSIHNQNYVPPTLDYSMPLPTMDLSLDTNKNNTEQNIENLISKNISTASFNATEETNISEILQPSTLRNILLDPKFSAKKFVRQELSSATAIEIDDFTNILSSLNDNINTEIKDNLNRSYNEILKVNNDLFIASSELNQLRDNVKELSNVMSNFDVIAEKRLLFEERKEEANGLLPPMNSKEEKRDQSSLVVLDKIWNEELLDLVKKVDGVKNIIFDNNNQRKNLNRHFILESSDWFELNVTTFRFSQMIKFFILSDLIFIVSKNNKNNRFILSQCLDVKTVIVNKDPYSNRLFFKTNESIANSNPDVSTSLLFETRDERECGRVLESIRKAKDDLCDIFEVEKQNKQKLEESFKILQTTQPTPIRDQNSITSPIKNNINRHSLDNTPIFNSELSPRKSYTKNSTFNHEQHFLQDLTLSIQSASGNHELSPLARRLKDLNDSIEEVDIQIARVNFEEAVLLLTSIESKLNEYFAANQSISKNESMFYNLILLNLNQKRESIRLKLSRSVLVNKTEISQVIHNIKTMIKLGFAEESLDIFLQNRSNLIQNLILQIGSIDNSINYVAELAIIRFQTLKQTVTNFNELYSNGDNKISSILVSWCNDQVDKHFQLIDKHLLNDEMLSPESIKTTRKQIDDLKSVGLDFVYKLDEFIKRNAHRIR from the coding sequence ATGACAGGCTCTCCtacaaaattaaaagtgGCTTCAACGCAGCCTAAATTGGCACCTACATCGTCCAGTAGCAGTGTTAATGCCAATTCAAACAAGAAAAGCAGTTCCGATAGCAAGCATAAGGGTGCCAAATTGAAACCATCCAAAAATCCCTACAGTAACCTGAACATGTCTAATACCAGCGAAAGTTCGTACGCTCAGTTACCCAAGATAAACCCCAGTGAGAAGAATAAAGCAGCTACATCTATGCACCGGAGACTCTCCATTCATAACCAAAATTATGTTCCTCCCACTTTAGACTATTCGATGCCACTTCCAACTATGGATCTTTCACTTGATACAAATAAGAATAACACAGAGCAGAATATTGAGAATCTCATATCTAAGAATATATCAACAGCATCATTCAACGCTACTGAGGAAACCAATATAAGTGAAATTCTCCAACCTTCTACTTTAAGAAACATTTTATTAGATCCCAAATTCAgtgccaaaaaatttgttagACAAGAATTAAGCAGTGCAACTGCAATAGAGATTGATGATTTCACTAACATATTGTCTAGtttaaatgataatataaatacGGAGATCAAGGACAATCTAAATCGTTCCTACaatgaaatattaaaaGTGAACAATGATCTATTTATTGCTTCCAGCGAATTGAACCAATTGAGGGATAATGTGAAGGAATTAAGTAATGTTATGTCTAATTTTGATGTCATTGCTGAGAAGAGGCTCCTCTTTGAAGAGAGAAAGGAGGAAGCTAATGGCTTATTACCCCCAATGAACagcaaagaagaaaaaaggGACCAAAGCAGTTTAGTTGTACTGGATAAGATATGGAACGAAGAACTGCTGGATTTAGTGAAAAAAGTGGATGGTGTtaagaatattattttcgatAATAATAACCAGAGAAAAAATCTGAATAGACATTTCATTCTAGAAAGTTCGGATTGGTTTGAATTAAATGTTACAACATTCAGGTTTTCACAAAtgatcaaattcttcattctAAGCGATTTGATTTTCATTGtatccaaaaataataaaaataacagGTTTATTTTAAGTCAATGTTTGGATGTAAAGACAGTTATTGTCAATAAGGATCCTTATTCCAATAGATTATTCTTCAAGACTAATGAAAGCATAGCTAATTCCAACCCTGACGTATCAACTAGTTTACTCTTCGAGACTAGAGATGAAAGGGAATGTGGCAGAGTTTTGGAATCTATAAGAAAGGCTAAGGATGATCTTTGCGATATCTTTGAAGtggaaaaacaaaataaacaaaaattagaagagtcattcaaaattttacaaactACACAACCGACTCCAATAAGGgatcaaaattcaattacaTCACctataaaaaataatataaacaGGCACAGTTTAGACAATACACCCATTTTTAATAGCGAACTGTCTCCTAGGAAAAGCTACACTAAAAATAGTACTTTCAATCATGAACAGCATTTTTTACAGGATTTGACTTTGTCTATTCAATCAGCATCTGGAAATCATGAGTTAAGTCCCCTGGCTAGAAGATTAAAGGATCTAAACGATTCTATAGAAGAGGTTGATATTCAAATTGCTAGAGTGAACTTTGAGGAGGCCGTTCTCCTTTTAACCAGTATTGAATCAAAACTAAACGAGTATTTTGCTGCCAACCAATCAATCTCAAAGAATGAATCCATGTTTTATAATTTAATTCtactaaatttgaatcagaAGAGGGAATCAATAAGATTGAAATTGTCCCGAAGTGTTTTGGTCAACAAAACTGAGATCTCACAAGTTATTCACAATATAAAAACAATGATCAAATTAGGATTTGCAGAAGAGAGTTTGGatatatttttacaaaataggtcgaatttgattcaaaacttaatattacaaattgGTTCAATTGATAATTCCATTAATTATGTAGCAGAATTGGCTATAATCAGGTTCCAAACATTGAAACAAACTGTCACAAACTTCAACGAGCTTTATAGCAACGGAGACAACAAGATTTCCTCCATACTAGTCAGTTGGTGCAATGACCAAGTTGACAAGCATTTCCAACTGATAGACAAGCATCTGTTGAACGATGAAATGTTATCCCCAGAGTCTATCAAAACCACAAGAAAACAGATCGACGACTTGAAGTCGGTCGGTTTAGACTTTGTTTACAAATTAGACGAGTTCATCAAGAGAAACGCACATAGAATTCGTTAA
- the FES1 gene encoding Hsp70 nucleotide exchange factor FES1 (similar to Saccharomyces cerevisiae FES1 (YBR101C); ancestral locus Anc_3.342), whose protein sequence is MEKLLHWSIANSQGDKEAIAKAGQPDPKLLQQLFGGGMADDPTLMKESMTIVLSPEVELDNKMIAMDNFEMLIENLDNANNIENLKLWDPLLEVLSFEEAELRATALSIIGTAVQNNPTSQDNFLKHEGGLEKIIHLINDSTQPIEVKIKALYALSNLLRNHADMAKKFEEMKGLDIIAPILTDKSSNTKLKMRTISLLTAFLSCQDITEQIISTLRADGAVCAAIHCLNTESDLNILDRVLHFLSQLISSGLKFNESEIKDLTSGFKKIEPLEDRLNEDDFLAVKYVL, encoded by the coding sequence ATGGAAAAACTATTACACTGGTCTATTGCTAATTCCCAAGGTGATAAAGAAGCTATTGCCAAGGCTGGTCAACCGGATCCAAAATTGCTACAACAGTTATTTGGAGGCGGTATGGCAGATGATCCTACTTTAATGAAAGAGTCTATGACTATCGTCCTGAGTCCAGAAGTTGAACTTGATAATAAAATGATTGCAAtggataattttgaaatgcTCATTGAAAATCTCGACAATGCTAACAATATTgagaatttgaagttatGGGATCCTCTTTTGGAAGTATTAAGTTTTGAGGAAGCGGAATTACGTGCTACCGCCTTATCCATTATCGGCACTGCTGTTCAGAATAATCCAACCTCTCAAGACAATTTCTTAAAACATGAGGGAGGActagaaaaaattatccaTTTGATAAACGATTCTACACAGCCTATTGAAGTTAAAATAAAAGCTTTATACGCTCTATCTAACTTACTACGGAATCATGCTGACATGGCAAAGAAGTTTGAGGAAATGAAAGGATTAGATATCATTGCTCCTATTTTAACTGACAAGTCTTCAAATACTAAGCTTAAAATGAGAACCATCTCTTTATTAACTGCATTTTTATCATGTCAAGATATCACTGAACAAATAATATCTACTTTAAGAGCAGATGGCGCTGTATGTGCTGCCATACATTGCCTAAACACAGAATCAgatttaaatattcttgatAGAGTGTTACACTTTTTATCCcaattaatttcatcaggcctcaaatttaatgaatcAGAAATCAAAGATTTAACCAGtggtttcaaaaagatCGAACCATTAGAGGATAGACTTAACGAGGATGATTTCCTAGCTGTCAAGTATGTATTATAG